ttttactttttttatcacgtaccaaagtacgaggtgatatgaccatacaatgacattatgtgtaccatagtaactgtcaatatagtgatatgtatagcacatcatgactggttcaagactcttcatccttgtatttagcaaacatcaactgcttgtattgtttcttgaattggctcatcgttgtgcattgtttccttactcaatccattccattgattccacatacagaaatgctatggctttttaacgtagtcctagcgtataagtgtttcaaatttagtttagatcatatttctcctctcttgtagataaatattggatgacattttattttttagcccagcattattttagctgtttgaagattaactatatcagcaagtttaagtatttgtgattttagaaataaggagtcagtatgttctctgtaggtggcattatgaattatccttactgaccttttttgcagtacatttagcgagtgaagattgcttttatagttattagcccatatttccacacaataagtaagatatggtagaaccagagagcaataaagagtgtggagtgatttctgactgagaacaaattttgctttgttcaatattgaaatatttctggccaccttatgttgtatatttgtaatatgaggtttccagctcatatttcatctattgtgatccccagaaatttattttccttcaccctttcaatgtctacaccgtctatttgtatttgctggtgcgtgtcctttctgctgtttgattccacatactgaaatgctatggctttgtaacgtagtcctagcatataagtgtttcaaatttagttcttccctgagatcatgtttctcctctcttgtagggaagtattggatgacatttttaggtaattggttatttttagccttatgcattattttagctgtttgaagattaactatatcaagtatttgtgattgtagaaataaataaaatggagcTTTCAGCGTCACCTAGAGGAAAAGTGTTAACACTTGCGGCTATACACATTAATCCACCTCTTTCTTTGGCATGTCAGCCTCTCAACATGTCTGAGGGAATATCTATGATAGGATGAGGGTCAACCATTccatccaaaaataaaaaaatcacagaagATCAATGTGCTATGGAGGGAAGCTTTTGCTGGTCTTGTACTAAAATGCCACTTCATGCTGAATGTGTGCGATGTGTGCGTCCACTCAGGGTGTTCCAGCTGGAGACCGGCCTGACCAGACACCCCGAGGAGAGACCCGTGAGGAAGGACCGCAGGGACGAGCTGACAGGAGCAGTGGAGACGGCTCTGCATGTCCTCAATGGACCTCAGCAGCATGTGGACAACAGCAGGAGGAAGCACACCTTCTCCCCATCAGACTTCATAGAGGGTGAATGCATAAAATATTAGAATTTAATATCTACTGATAATAAGGTTGTGACCAAACAGAATAATCAGAGAAATTAAGTGTTGCATTGTGGTCACAGGGCTGACTCGCACCGAGCGTGACAGGGGTACCGTTTACGAGCTGACGTTCAAAGGCGACGGTCCACGGGACTTCACCAGCATGGTCCTCTTCAGGCCTTTCGGTCCTGTGGTGAAGGTAAAGAGTGAGAGGGTGGACACGCGGAACATGCTCATCAATATCATCGTACCACTTTCCAAGAGGGCCGACGCTTTCCGAGAGTTCATCCGCAACTTCAGGTACCACCTGggacaacagcaaaaaatgttATTACAGAGCACGCCGTTGCTGTCAACTTCCTTGTGATGTTTGGTCCAGAGAAGTGTGCGTCCATCAGGGTGGGAAGGTCCATCTGACAGTGGTCTACTTTGGGCGGGATCAGATTGACCAGGTGAAAGCCGCGCTAGATCAAACCACCAGGTAAAGTGCGGGAGCCAGGAAGTACGAGACACCATCACATGATGATCAACAGCCACCTTCTTCCTGCAGGGAGACTCGCTTCAGGAGCTTCACGCTCATCCAGCTTAATGAGGAATTCTCACGTGGGCGGGGCTTAGAAGTGGGCGCCAGGGCTTGGAGGCGGAGCCAGAACGTGCTGCTCTTTTTCTGCGACGTTGACATCCACTTCACGGCAGACTTCTTGACTTCCTGTCGTCTCAATGCAGAACCTGGTGGGTCGGCTTATCGTCTTGGTTACgtcgaatgaatgaaaatgatgtCGGCTAATATAAAtgcgatatcagttgatatcggcaTCTGATGTTTTTCccgatcataaaaaaaaacaacattttttaaaatgctgtatacaacacatatgtgctcattccaaatgtcatgttacacatttCGGTTTCGACTGATATCGGTATTGAGAGTTGAGAACATCGGCATTTCGGTTTTCTGcgaaaaaagccaatatcggacatccctattttttgtgaatttttttacttccaaatataataaatgtattgccACGGGCCAATGAAAAACAAGCTTCCGGCCCACAAATAGTTctcaggccacactttggacacccctggtcgaAAGATTTGcacatgcaaaccaacaggcGGTGCCAAACGACCCAAGCAAATCagagctttttgttttttcctgccACTCACACATAGCAGTGACCTGCCAGATTGTTGTTAGCAAGTTACTGCAGCAAACAACCGATAATGCTCATTTTAAGACAATGGTGATCAATTAATCAAAGTCATTAAACAGCTGTCACGTAGCTAAGAAATATCATATCCTTTTTATATCCGATACTGGCTTTTTTGCCAATATGCCGATATttctctcaatttccgataccgatatcagtcGATACCGATATGAGTAACAAATTAATATCATGAGCACATACgtgttgtataataataaaaataatccaataccgatatcaaccgatattgcatttttatgctgatatcaggccgataatcATCGGTACCAATAATCatcagacatccctactttTTATTGTACTGTAATGGCCagttggctgcacggtagtgagtggttagcacgcaggcctcacagctaggagacccgagttcaatcccaccctgtgtggagtttgcatgttctccctgtgcatgcgtgtcttttctccgggtactccggtttcctcccacattccaaaaacatgctaggttaattggcgactccaaattgtccattgatatgaatgtgagtgtgaatggttgtttgtctatatgtgccctgtgattggctggggacgagtccagggtgtaccccgcctctcgcccgaagacagctgagataggctccaggaccccccgcgaccctcatgaggataagcagtagaaaatgaagaatgaatgaaaataaaaacaggtcTTGAAAAATGTCTTCTCATCAGGATGGTCttatattactatattcatTTGAAGTTTTACCTTATCACAGTTTGCATTTGTGGTACCCTTGAAGGCAACGTCATAAAATGCTTTACATTCTTGCACAGTTTTCTTCCGAAAACCACCATGGCAACACACTGATAAGAACCGTTTGTTTTCATCCAGGTAAAAAGGTGTACTACCCAGTCCTCTTCAGCCAGTAcaacccatccatcatctacaGTAATTACACTCACCTGCCATCCATTCAACAACAACTAGTGAGTTAAtactgcacagaaaaaaaagtttataatatttatattcatgcTAAAGTCCTTCGGTTGTTTTTGTCTCAGGTGATAAGAAAAGAAACAGGTTTCTGGAGAGATTTTGGTTTTGGGATGACGTGCCAGTACCGGTCGGATTTCCTCAACATAGGTGATGAGTCACGAAGACGAGACACTATGATGTCAAAGTGGTCTACGCTTTCTATTGTTTCTTTGTTCATTGATGATACGCTGAATAATAAAGTACTGTATCGTTTCATATCATGACAGAGGGTTTTTAGTGCTCATATATAATGCCTTATATTCTAATTGGGACTACCTGTTTTTTCTCTTAgacaaagaaggacaaagtgtATACGGGGTGtggtgtttatttgtttgagTACTTTTAGCATAATCGGGGCATCACACCACCATTGGAGTTGTGACCTTTGCCCTTATTTCAACCCTTCATGTCAGAGCTGGCTTCATTGCTGCTGACAGTTTTCAACATAATTTATGATGAAATGATAGCAGAATACTCTTAAAGAAGAGGTAATAAAGAGGAAGTGAAGATTTGGCCGTCAATTCATTCAGTTCCTAACCCCCTCCTTCCCTTTTTTACAGGCGGTTTTGACCGTAGCATTAAAGGCTGGGGTCTGGAGGATGTGCACCTATACCGGAAGTACCTTCACAGCAAGCTGATGGTAATCCGCTCGCCATCGCGTGGTCTTTTCCACCTGTGGCACGAGAAGACGTGTGGCGACGACCTGCCTCCGGACAAGTACCAGATGTGTATGCGGACCAAAGCCATGAGCGAGGCCTCGCACGGCCAGCTGGGGGAACTCATCTTCAAACAGGAGATAGAAGCCCACCTAAAGAAGAGCAGAAGTTCATGAAGTGCATGTAGATGAATGGGCATtagaataaatcattttttcacAAGATGAATGTGTATTCATTTTATAACATGTCGATTGACTCAAGTTATTCATGATTCACATAATCTATCCACTTCATAGGCGTGGCATATGAGACACTATTATTGCAGTGGTGTGACGCGGGTTGGCCACAGTAAAAggtcactccaaaatgtgcagttgaaTTGAAAACCAGTCACTATCTGCTGTGACCACCATTTGCTTCAAATTCCAAGTTTGATTTTTTGCACATAAGCAAGGCAGACATCCATCCCAGTTGCACCCTGTGTGTTAAAATCTGCAACACACTGTCACTAATGACGTATCCTTGCTGTGTACAGAGGTCCAACTTTGTGGAATGTCTGGAAAAATTCTGTTTTAATCAACATTTCAGTAAACAGTGACAAGGCATTCGCTGGTGGCTAAATCTAATCAAACAAGTGCTACGTTAGCGCCCTAATAATAGTGCGATACTCCCTAACCGCATTATGGTAGCTCAGGATGATTGACACACCAAAGAGGGCGGGGCTTCGCGGTCAGGATCGTTCGAGGAGTGTCGTGAAGGCCGTACTGgcacctgattggctggcgagttGCAGTTAGGCTTCCGTGTTCCATGCTGCCTTCCATGTATTATGATAAACGGCAAGCTAGTCACAATCTGTTTAACCGGTCGGACATGCAGGGTCGAATTTCGAAATCTTAATATCTGAATTTACTGAGTATTTCCAacacaatattgttttttttacctcaacGTCACGTATCGGTAGTAGCAGCTAGACGTTTTGGCATTTCCCAGTTTTCAGCGAAGACATCATTAATCACGACGGAAACCAAGCGCCAGTTTGTGTGTTAAACCGGTATGGTCTCCGCAGATACAGCCGTGTAAACGATGCTCTCTCCAGGACGGTTTTTATAGGAGTGAGGCACAAAAGGAGAATATAGCTACGTGGATTCCTTTTACGAAGATATTAACTTTTTTTGGCTAAGACATACCTCCCTCCGTAGTGTTTACAGAACCATGACAGAAGTGTGTTTCAGCTCTTGGCAGCAATAGGAGAAACATCACTGGAAAGggaggattgtttttttttatacaattgtttttattttgttcccCCAAAAGAAGAGGATACAAAATGTTTGAAGCTTCTGGAGTGCCAGTCATCCTGTTGGACATCTCTTGTCTCATTCTTGGTATGTAAATACTGTCTTATTTCATCACTATATTCGGccatatttacattcatataGATACACACTAGCAGCTAGCAAGGTGGAAAAGTCGCAccccttgtgtgtgttttttttttcttcccaaagactttttatttttagttcacTGTTTGGTTTGTAATCATAAACCTACCAGACTGCAGGAATTCTGCAATGCAGTGTATTCATCTCCCCTATTTCCTGTGATTAAtaggtgtttttgtttgttgtgttcaGTCTTGTCTTGTCTGCATGTGTTGTAATATGTTAAAGGCGTCATCAATAACTAATAACTGTCTGTAAAAGAGTCATTCGGTAATGCAGATGTCGCAAAATTTTTATAACGTCATCTTGAGGCATAATCACGACCACAAGACCGATTAAAGAAATAGTCATTGTCTGGAAACGAGGCCCCCAGGTAATACAAAAGTACATTGTTGTGTTCTTGGCAGTTGTAATGAAAGACCATCAGTCAGAAATCTAACATCATTGACTAAATTGAAATATTCGATTCACATTAGAAAGTGATGCCCTTATCAGTTGCATTGGTGTTCatctaatacaggggtctccaaagtgcggcacgggggccaagttgttttttttttattcattttgtaccggccctgtgattggctggcgaccagaccaaggtgtaccccgcctcacacccgaagacagctgggataggctccagcacccccgcgaccctcgtgaggaaaaagtggtagaaaatgaagcggtagaaaatgaatgaatgaattaactgctatatacactatatatgcTATAACTGCtatatgaatgaattttgttccgcttatcctcacaagggtcgcagtgggtgctggagcctaacccagcggtcttggggcgagaggcagggtacaccctggactggtggccagccaatcacagggcacatatagacaaaccattcacactcacattcatacctatggacaatttggagtcaccaagcATATGAAggtaaaacatgcaaactccacacagagatggctgagggtggaattgaattggggtctccttgctgtgaggcctgtgtgctaaccactcatgcggcccagttgtttttttttaaagaaaacaaaaaaattcgcAAAAATGGGAATAATAGAGAAAAGATGCAAAGGGAAGAAGAGGAAATATTGATCCTAAAAACAGATAACACTAAGccttttagcctttttacaatttttaaaaatacatagtgtttttttttctaccaatcaaaatgtatgtttgtgtggaaATCTAAAAAGAAATCTCAAAATAAATGAAGTCATTATTAAGGCTAGTAGAATCTAAATAACTCAATTGATTATGattcaaatttccccactgagggacgaataaaggcatatcttaatcttaatcttaatcttaatgatGCTTTACACcataaatgggctgcacggtggacaagtggttaccacacaggcctcacagctaggagaccatagttgaattccatctctgtgtggagtttgtgtttgtgtggcttttctccgggtactccggtttcctcccacattccaaaaacatgctaggttaattggcgactccaaattgtccataggtatgaatgtgagtgtgaatggttgtttgtgtatatgtgccctgtgattggctggcgaccagtccagggtatatgaagacagccgggataggctccagcacccccctgcgaccctcgtttggataagcggtagaaaatgaatgaatatcccaTAAATGGTGTCATTGTAGCCGGGGTGTTTGTTTACCTATGCAAAGATTGTACACGTATACAACGTTTGTTGGTTGTCAAACATCGTACCAGAGCGGCAAAAAGAGACTGGCTGCACCTGTTCTAAACATTTCGAAGTGATTTACGATCCCTTCCTCCCTCTGCTAGTCGGACTTCCCTTTTTCATCTTGACTCCTCAACACAGTCCGTTCAAACGAGGCTTCTTCTGTGACGACGAGTCCATCCGCTACCCTCTCAAAGAGGACACCATATCCTACCAGCTGCTGGGGGGCGTCATGATCCCCTTCACGCTCATCGTTGTAAGTATGGAAAGCGTGTTTGGGGCTCGTTGTGCTTCACAATGTCAGTTAGAATTCATGTTTACGGTCAATGAACCGCGGCTCACCAGtggtggcagcactcgtgcagcactACGACCAGACAAAACAAAGTTGCCAGTCTTTTGACTTTTGTTGACTCTATTTCAGTTCCCAACTCTAAAGTACATGCTAATGTACTCTGCCTTGAGAAGTACTCTAGTAGAAGTAGTGGTCATTCAGAGTTCTGTGTCCTCCTTGACTAGGTCATCTGCGGCGAGTGCCTGTCGGTGTACCTGTCTCGCATCAAGAACCAGAGCCTAGGCCCCAAATACGTAGCATGCGTCTACAAGGCAGTCGGCTGCTACTTGTTCGGGGCGGCGGCCAGCCAGTCACTGACCGATATTGCCAAGTACTCCATCGGGCGTCTGCGGCCGCACTTCCTAGCCGTGTGCAAACCACTGTGGGATCGCATCAACTGCAAAGCGGGGGGATACGTGGAGAACTTCACCTGCACTGGGGACAAGTTCCTGGTGGAAGAGGCCAGGTAAACATACGGATGTGCATTTTGTACAAACATGCACCCCAGTTAGGAGAAAACAGGcatattttcttgtgttatttcTATTGAAAATGAAATGCATGACCATATTATGCTACCCCAGGAAATGATGTCCTTTTGTGTCACAATATAGCATAATACAGTGCTTAAATTTGAGGTCTGGTGGGtgctttattgattgattgCCAAATTGTGCTATTTTCCACAAAATTCTCTGCTATGTTGTATCCTCAGTCGAGGTGGAATGAATTGTAAAATGTTCATTATAGCTGATCTGTTCTGTTGCAGGCTCTCCTTCTACTCCGGTCATTCCTCCTTCTCCATGTACTGCATGTTGTTCCTTGTTGTAAGTACAATCTTTCGCCAACATACGATGGCTAGAATCGGTCCAAATAATGGTCATTTTAATGATACGAGATGATCGAGTTTTAGTGCCAATTTAGCATTTGCCCACCAGATCTAGCAGGGGGCGCTGTAGTGCAAAATAGTTTGTATACAAATGGAATGACCCTTATACTGTAGCAGGGGGGTTAACTAAGAAATGATCAATTCCGCTCACCAAGAAGTGACATTTGTTGCATGCTCTTAATGCAtctttttaaccccccccccccccccccccccagctgtaCATTGAAGCCAGGTTGAAGGCCAAGTGGGCAAGACTCCTGCGTCCCACCCTCCAGTTCTTCCTGCTCGCCACCGCCATCTATGTGGGTCTGTCTCGTGTGTCCGATTACAAGCACCACTGGAGCGACGTGCTCGCCGGTCTCCTGCAGGGCGGCGCAGTTGCTGTCTTCACCGTGAGTGAAcgtccatttttttcccccccatcgGCTCCTTACGTGTCAGGAATGACACCATCCCCTTTTGTCACGGCAGGGGTGCAGTGTGTCCAACTTCTTCGAGCAGCCCATCGAGAAGGGGGTGTGCCAGGAGGAGGGAGGGCAGCACGCATGCTTACAGGAGAACCCGCCCAACTCCAACCACTATGGCAGCACTGACTGAACATCACCCTGGCTGGGAACGGGGAGAATAAGGGTGCACATGCACTTTATTGACATGCAAAGAGTTTTACAGGGGAGGGGTGGGGATTTTATGTATAGGAGGAGTCGCTTTTTACAGCCCAAGCGTGTGTTTTGTTGCGAAGAGAATGAGTCTTATGTGCTCGCTGCAAGCAGGCTTGTCAGAGAGAGACTGTCCCCAAGTTAAATTCCCCATTCATTTACCTTACACAATGTCATCTTtggcatttttattgtttatgccTTTGGAAGCTCGCACTGTATGTTTGTATCATGGAAATGTAAAGAATAAAAGCGACTTCCATTTTGCTAAtgctgtggggttttttttaatgcatgtacACATTAGGTGTACTTGCGCAAACTCAGAAGATCTGATGCAAGACTTAGCAAAACTGTGCCTTTACCAAGTTAATGCTCAATAATCCAAGTACTGTATGCCTCTCTTATCCAGCAAATAACAGTCAGTCTCGTTAGTGTCCAAAGTGGGCGGGGTCCAGCTTCATTGGCGCCCTGTGCAAGACCCCCCTTTGGTTCTGTTAAAAAATCACCACCTTGTCGGAgagcaacattttcatttccactttctcatgcactcctcATAATTGtggaagtggggaaaaaaaactttgtatgACAAAAGGACCTCGCTGCAGTATGTACAGGGTTTTGTTTCGCACTCATGAGCGTCGAGCTGTGTTGTTTCAGTTGACGGTTAAGAGTTGAGCAAGGCAGAAAGGTATTGCTATAAAAGCCGAAAGACAGCTGCTGTTCTTGTTGTGCAACACAACAGGTATTTATTCTATGTACAACACTACGAGACGTGCTATGTAGTAATCTGTAGGTTTGCAAAAGTATGTACAGGAGCAGCGGAAGTGAACACATCACCATTGCAAGCATGAGTTAACACTATTATGCActtatattgtacatatttagatttttgtatATGATCATAAAATTAAACCTATATTTTCAGGGTGTTAACTCTTTCAATAGAAATGCTATAAATAGACCAATTAAAATAAGACTGTAGTACATGTCACtgaatattttttgcatttataggtcatgatgtatttaaaatataatttataatacacAATTTTATTGGACCCACTTAATTCCTTTAGTACGTAAGACCATTATAGTTCTGTGGTTTTTaaattttaaccattttaagtattttaagaGGCATTCACTCATTTCAATACGtggaaaatttgaaatattacccCTACCCCTCCAATTTcctcatattttaaaatgatgcatttaaatataatacaagtAATAATGAAAAGTCATCAGAAAATTGTGAGATGTGGTTAAGAGTGGAGAGCAAAGAGGAACCAAGTACCAATAAGCGTGTGTGGTCAGTGTGTTGAGACGCATTCAGGACATGCCGAAGCAATAGGTTGTCTCAAAGGCTGACTCAGCATTAATGACAGTTTCCCCTGCTAAGTGGTCGAGTGCTTGGAGAGGTATGAAACACTGCTGTAGAAGTGGTCACGTGATGCTGAATGGAGATCTCTCCTGCTGTCACGATGACCGCCAGTCCTCATGACTCTTGGTCATGTGACTCACTACTACATCTTGCCAGACAGTCAGTCTCAGTCAATCTCAGTCAATTATGGAGACTGAGATGCAACctacattcattatttttattgctaTTGACTATGCCACtggtataaaatatacataaggtAGGTGAGCTGATGTACAAAGTGCAGCctcaacattttttcatttttgtatgtgtgtgtgtatatatatatatatatacagtgcatccggaaagtattcacagcgcttcactttttccacattttgtcatgttacagcctcattccaaattgtattaatttgatctcttacctcaaaattctacacaaaatactccattatgacaatgtgaaaaagtttttttttttttaactttttttgaatgtattaaaaatagaaaactaagaaatcacatttacataagtattcacagcctttgccatgaagctcaaaattgagctcaagtgcatcttttttccactgatcatccttgagatctttctacagcttaattggagtccacctacagtaaattcagttgattggacatgatttggaaaggcacacacctgtctatataaaggtcccacagttgactgtgcatgtcagagcacaaacaccaagcatgaagtcaaaagaactgtctgtagacctgcgagacaggattgtcttgaggcacaaatctggggaaggatacagaaaaatgtctgctgctttgaaggtcccaatgagcacagtggcctccattattcgtaaatggaagacgtttggaaccaccaggactcttcctagagctggccggccttctaaactgagcgattggggaagaagggccttagtcagggaggtgaccaaggccccgatggtcactctgtcagagctccagcgttcctctgtggagagaggagagccttccagaaggacaaccatctctgcagcaatccaccaatcaggcctgtatggtagagtggccagacgaaagccactccttagtaaaaggaacatggcagcccgtctggaatttgccaaaaagcacctgaatgacgctcagaccatgagaaacaaaattctctggtctgatgagacaaagattgaactctttggtgtgaatgccaggcgccatgtttggaggaaaccaggcactgctcgtcaccaggccaataccatccctacagtgaagcatggtggtggcagcatcatgctgtggggatgtttttcagcagcaggaactggcagactagtcaggatagaaggaaaaatgaatgcag
This DNA window, taken from Doryrhamphus excisus isolate RoL2022-K1 chromosome 4, RoL_Dexc_1.0, whole genome shotgun sequence, encodes the following:
- the LOC131128067 gene encoding chondroitin sulfate N-acetylgalactosaminyltransferase 1-like isoform X1; its protein translation is MFKRWLLALLARVGLVVLGFCCCVALLYLLACRPASRDLQENPMWSSGTTSKEGYMALLQEREDSHKHYIDSLTKQIAQLKEALQERTLQLHESLEKAKSNGILPLGLESLHKTPTESDLKEFFRSQLKQAEVNAGMALPSEYAVVPFDTFTLRRVFQLETGLTRHPEERPVRKDRRDELTGAVETALHVLNGPQQHVDNSRRKHTFSPSDFIEGLTRTERDRGTVYELTFKGDGPRDFTSMVLFRPFGPVVKVKSERVDTRNMLINIIVPLSKRADAFREFIRNFREVCVHQGGKVHLTVVYFGRDQIDQVKAALDQTTRETRFRSFTLIQLNEEFSRGRGLEVGARAWRRSQNVLLFFCDVDIHFTADFLTSCRLNAEPGKKVYYPVLFSQYNPSIIYSNYTHLPSIQQQLVIRKETGFWRDFGFGMTCQYRSDFLNIGGFDRSIKGWGLEDVHLYRKYLHSKLMVIRSPSRGLFHLWHEKTCGDDLPPDKYQMCMRTKAMSEASHGQLGELIFKQEIEAHLKKSRSS
- the LOC131128067 gene encoding chondroitin sulfate N-acetylgalactosaminyltransferase 1-like isoform X2; translation: MFKRWLLALLARVGLVVLGFCCCVALLYLLACRPASRDLQENPMWSSGTTSKEGYMALLQEREDSHKHYIDSLTKQIAQLKEALQERTLQLHESLEKAKSNGILPLGLESLHKTPTESDLKEFFRSQLKQAEVNAGMALPSEYAVVPFDTFTLRRVFQLETGLTRHPEERPVRKDRRDELTGAVETALHVLNGPQQHVDNSRRKHTFSPSDFIEGLTRTERDRGTVYELTFKGDGPRDFTSMVLFRPFGPVVKVKSERVDTRNMLINIIVPLSKRADAFREFIRNFREVCVHQGGKVHLTVVYFGRDQIDQVKAALDQTTRETRFRSFTLIQLNEEFSRGRGLEVGARAWRRSQNVLLFFCDVDIHFTADFLTSCRLNAEPGKKVYYPVLFSQYNPSIIYSGFDRSIKGWGLEDVHLYRKYLHSKLMVIRSPSRGLFHLWHEKTCGDDLPPDKYQMCMRTKAMSEASHGQLGELIFKQEIEAHLKKSRSS
- the LOC131128055 gene encoding phospholipid phosphatase 1-like, which gives rise to MFEASGVPVILLDISCLILVGLPFFILTPQHSPFKRGFFCDDESIRYPLKEDTISYQLLGGVMIPFTLIVVICGECLSVYLSRIKNQSLGPKYVACVYKAVGCYLFGAAASQSLTDIAKYSIGRLRPHFLAVCKPLWDRINCKAGGYVENFTCTGDKFLVEEARLSFYSGHSSFSMYCMLFLVLYIEARLKAKWARLLRPTLQFFLLATAIYVGLSRVSDYKHHWSDVLAGLLQGGAVAVFTGCSVSNFFEQPIEKGVCQEEGGQHACLQENPPNSNHYGSTD